A stretch of DNA from Candidatus Ancaeobacter aquaticus:
CCGGGAATTTTCACCTCAATGCATGTTGATAAGAAGACAAAAAAGAATATATTGTTCGTTATTAACAATAATTTTGTAAAAAAAGAATGCAAACTTACGGTAAGTCGTATGTGCAAATTTACACGATTAACTGACATAGAAGACAAGAAAAAATATCTATTGAGGGACACGCTTACTATAGATAAAAAGGATGTAAGGGTTTTTTATCTTTCTTGATAAAAAACAATTATCAAAAACCAAACATTTTAAAAAATAGGGCATAACGAAAGGGTTCATATATATGTGGGATTATACGAAAAAAGTGAAAGACCATTTTCTTCATCCCCGCAATGTTGGAGAAATAGAAAAAGCAGATGCTGTTGGTGAAGTAGGGAATCTTGCATGTGGAGACATGTTGAAATTGATGTTAAAAATTGATAAGGAAAAAGAGGTAATACTCTATGCAAAGTTCCAAACATTTGGATGTGCGAGTGCTATTGCGTCTAGCTCGGCTTTAACTGAAATCATTAAAGGTATGACCATTGATGAGGCTTCAAAAGTCTCAAATGATGATATTGCTGAGTACCTTGGTGGGTTGCCTGAGGAAAAGATGCATTGTTCGGTAATGGGCCAGGAAGCGCTTGAGCAAGCAATAGCAACATATCGCGGAATAGTGCTTGAAGAAAGAGTTGAAGAAGGAACTATTGTGTGTAAATGTTTTGGCGTGACAGATCAAAAAATAGCGCGTGTTGTAAGTGAAAACAAGTTGACTACGGTTGAGCAGGTAACACATTATTGCAAAGCTGGTGGTGGTTGCGGGAAATGTAAAGATGATATTGAGAATATTATTAAAGAGGTTATTGAAAAAGATAAGCAGAAAGAAGGTCCGGCTGTATGTGTAACGGAAAAAAAAG
This window harbors:
- the nifU gene encoding Fe-S cluster assembly protein NifU, with translation MWDYTKKVKDHFLHPRNVGEIEKADAVGEVGNLACGDMLKLMLKIDKEKEVILYAKFQTFGCASAIASSSALTEIIKGMTIDEASKVSNDDIAEYLGGLPEEKMHCSVMGQEALEQAIATYRGIVLEERVEEGTIVCKCFGVTDQKIARVVSENKLTTVEQVTHYCKAGGGCGKCKDDIENIIKEVIEKDKQKEGPAVCVTEKKELTNIQKIKLIEETIEHEIKPKLVADGGGIELVDVDSNKVIVALRGACSECPSAGITLKSWVEVKLKEFVSDDLYVVEVKQ